The DNA segment GATCGCCATCGAAGCGTCCAAGCTTTCGGAAGAAGAACGGGCTTCCCTTGCCTCCCGGCTGCTCCACGGCCTGGAAAGCCCCGTCCATGATGTGAATGACGAAGAGGTTGCCCGCAGGATGCGTGAAGCGGAGGGAGATCCCACCGTATGGATCACCTTTGATGAACTCATCACCGGCCTGAGACACCGTGCAAGCTAGGTTCCACCGAAGGGTCCAGCATGACCTGAACGAGATCATCGGAAAGTATGACGAAATCTCAGAGTTGCTGGCTGAAGACTTTCTGGCGGAGTTCCAGGCAGGCGTCCGCAAGGCGCTCCTGAATCCCAGGTTCTTCCACTTCGATGCCTGCGGGTTGCGCCGCTGCAATCTCACGCGGTTTCCTTATCATTTCCTGTATGATATCCAGATGGACATGATCAGGGTATGGGTGGTGAGACATGACCATCGGGATCCCCGCTTCGGAACCAAGCGCTTCCGGAGCTGAGCAGCCCGTCTGGCCGGAATGAAGCGTGGCTTGGGCATCCTGCCCCAAGCCGTTGCCGGAGCGTCCCGCCCCGACCCATTTCAATCGGTCATCTCAAACTCCAATGTCCCTCCATCAGGCAGATCCGCGATCTGGCGGGCGAGGTCGGCATGAAACCGGATGAGTTCATCCATCGGGACCGCCTTGAACGATGAGGCGCCTCCCTCAGACTCCTTCACGCAGAATGGCGGATAGGCGAGAAATCCCTGCCCCGGCTGCAAGTGATGTTCCAGCCCGACGTTGAGATATCCCTCGATGTCCGCTTCGATTCCATCCATGAACTCCGTCAGGCACCTGGCGAATTTGCGGACAACACCGGTTTCCGCATCGAGAAGCATGACTTCATTTCCCCTGAGAAGGTATTGGTCACCGAATTGATCCTGGGCGAATGGGATGTCATCGACGTCCACCGCAGGGTACAAATGCGACAACGACTGCCCACCCCAAGAGGCCAACCGCAGGGAGTTCCAATCAGGCGCAGCGGTGCATCCGCGGAAATGGATCGCACCATGGTGGAGGATGAATCCCCCGGTCGGCTCAATGATCTTCCGCAGTTCATCCGGGAGGGATCGAAGAGACGTCTCGTCCGTCGATCCCCCAGCTTCCCATGTGATGCCGTTGGG comes from the Luteolibacter sp. SL250 genome and includes:
- a CDS encoding addiction module protein, with translation MKLEEIAIEASKLSEEERASLASRLLHGLESPVHDVNDEEVARRMREAEGDPTVWITFDELITGLRHRAS